The proteins below come from a single Nocardiopsis gilva YIM 90087 genomic window:
- the rplR gene encoding 50S ribosomal protein L18 — MGKAMTLVRKGTSKRAASRARRHLRIRKKVTGTSARPRLVVTRSSKHMIAQIVDDTVGHTLVSASTMDPSIRSVEGKKTEKSQKVGELIAQRAKEAGISAVVFDRGGNQYTGRIAALADSARSGGLEF; from the coding sequence ATGGGCAAGGCAATGACGCTGGTGCGCAAGGGCACGAGCAAGCGTGCGGCGTCCCGTGCGCGGCGGCACCTGCGGATCCGCAAGAAGGTCACGGGCACGTCGGCGCGTCCGCGCCTGGTCGTGACCCGCTCCTCGAAGCACATGATCGCGCAGATCGTGGACGACACCGTGGGCCACACCCTGGTGTCCGCCTCCACGATGGACCCGAGCATCCGCTCGGTCGAGGGCAAGAAGACCGAGAAGTCGCAGAAGGTCGGCGAGCTCATCGCGCAGCGCGCCAAGGAGGCCGGCATCTCCGCGGTCGTCTTCGACCGCGGCGGCAACCAGTACACGGGCAGGATCGCGGCGCTGGCCGACAGCGCGCGTTCCGGCGGGCTGGAGTTCTAA
- the rplE gene encoding 50S ribosomal protein L5, with amino-acid sequence MTVTNETASAGTAAPAMPRLKEKYRSEIVPSLREEFGIGNIMQVPGLTKIVVNMGVGEAARDAKLIQGAITDLTAITGQKPKVNRAKNSIAQFKLREGMPIGASVTLRGDRMWEFLDRLLSLALPRIRDFRGLSPKQFDGRGNYTFGLTEQVMFHEVDPDKVDRQRGMDITVVTTATNNEEGRSLLKQLGFPFKEA; translated from the coding sequence ATGACGGTCACCAATGAGACGGCGAGCGCAGGCACCGCCGCCCCGGCGATGCCCCGCCTCAAGGAGAAGTACCGCTCGGAGATCGTCCCTTCTCTTCGCGAAGAGTTCGGCATCGGCAACATCATGCAGGTCCCCGGTCTGACGAAGATCGTGGTCAACATGGGTGTCGGTGAGGCCGCTCGCGACGCGAAGCTGATCCAGGGCGCGATCACCGACCTCACGGCGATCACCGGGCAGAAGCCCAAGGTCAACCGTGCGAAGAACTCGATCGCGCAGTTCAAGCTGCGCGAGGGCATGCCGATCGGCGCCAGCGTCACGCTGCGCGGCGACCGCATGTGGGAGTTCCTCGACCGGCTGCTGAGCCTGGCGCTTCCCCGGATCCGGGACTTCCGCGGGCTCTCCCCGAAGCAGTTCGACGGCCGCGGCAACTACACCTTCGGGCTGACCGAGCAGGTCATGTTCCACGAGGTCGACCCGGACAAGGTCGACCGCCAGCGTGGGATGGACATCACTGTCGTCACCACGGCGACCAACAACGAAGAGGGGCGCAGCCTGCTCAAGCAGCTCGGGTTCCCCTTCAAGGAAGCCTAG
- the rpmJ gene encoding 50S ribosomal protein L36: MKVKPSVKKICAKCRVIRRNGRIMVICSDPRHKQRQG; encoded by the coding sequence ATGAAGGTCAAGCCGAGCGTCAAGAAGATCTGCGCGAAGTGCCGTGTCATCCGCCGCAACGGCCGGATCATGGTCATTTGCTCGGACCCGCGCCACAAGCAGCGTCAGGGCTGA
- the rplO gene encoding 50S ribosomal protein L15 encodes MSDSGELLKLHHLRPAPGSNKAKIRKGRGEASKGKTAGRGTKGTKARSTVPVGFEGGQMPLIRRVPKIKGFSNARFKKTYQVVNLDKLSELYPEGGEVTIDSLVAKGAVRKNQLVKVLGTGEISVAVQVSANAFSTSAKEKITAAGGTVTEV; translated from the coding sequence ATGAGTGACTCCGGCGAGCTGCTCAAGCTTCACCACCTCCGTCCGGCTCCGGGCTCCAACAAGGCCAAGATCCGCAAGGGTCGTGGCGAGGCGTCCAAGGGCAAGACGGCCGGTCGTGGTACCAAGGGCACGAAGGCTCGTTCCACCGTCCCGGTCGGCTTCGAGGGTGGCCAGATGCCCCTCATCCGCCGGGTGCCGAAGATCAAGGGCTTCAGCAACGCCAGGTTCAAGAAGACCTACCAGGTCGTCAACCTGGACAAGCTGAGCGAGCTGTACCCGGAGGGTGGCGAGGTCACCATCGACAGCCTGGTCGCCAAGGGCGCGGTTCGCAAGAACCAGCTCGTCAAGGTGCTGGGCACCGGGGAGATCTCGGTGGCCGTTCAGGTGAGCGCCAACGCGTTCTCCACGTCCGCCAAGGAGAAGATCACCGCCGCCGGTGGCACCGTCACCGAGGTGTAG
- the rplF gene encoding 50S ribosomal protein L6 has translation MSRIGRLPISVPKGVEVTIDGQDVKVKGPKGELSHTIAAPITVSQEDGTITVVRPDDKPENRSLHGLTRALIANLIEGVSQGFTKTLEIHGVGYRVQAKGSNLEFSLGYSHPVVVEPPEGISFRVEKPTLLHVDGIDKQLVGQVAANIRSLRKPDPYKAKGVRYKGEHIRRKAGKAGK, from the coding sequence ATGTCGCGAATCGGTCGACTGCCGATCTCGGTCCCGAAGGGCGTCGAAGTCACGATTGACGGGCAAGACGTCAAAGTCAAGGGGCCGAAGGGCGAACTGTCGCACACTATCGCCGCTCCGATCACCGTCTCGCAGGAAGACGGCACGATCACGGTGGTGCGTCCCGACGACAAGCCCGAGAACCGGTCGCTGCACGGCCTGACCCGTGCGCTGATCGCGAACCTCATCGAGGGCGTGTCCCAGGGGTTCACCAAGACGCTGGAGATCCACGGCGTCGGTTACCGCGTCCAGGCCAAGGGCTCCAACCTGGAGTTCTCGCTGGGCTACAGCCACCCCGTCGTTGTGGAGCCGCCGGAAGGCATCAGCTTCCGCGTGGAGAAGCCGACCCTGCTGCACGTCGACGGTATTGACAAGCAGCTTGTGGGCCAGGTCGCTGCCAACATCCGCAGCCTGCGCAAGCCTGACCCGTACAAGGCCAAGGGCGTGCGGTACAAGGGTGAGCACATCCGCCGCAAGGCCGGAAAGGCGGGCAAGTAA
- the rpsK gene encoding 30S ribosomal protein S11 — translation MPPKGRQQGAARKVRRKEKKNIVHGHAHIKSTFNNTIVSITDPTGAVISWASSGQVGFKGSRKSTPFAAQMAAEAAARRAQEHGVRKVDVFVKGPGSGRETAIRSLQATGLEVGSIQDVTPVPHNGCRPPKRRRV, via the coding sequence ATGCCGCCTAAGGGCCGTCAGCAGGGCGCCGCGCGTAAGGTGCGTCGCAAGGAAAAGAAGAACATTGTCCACGGGCACGCTCACATCAAGAGCACGTTCAACAACACGATCGTGAGCATCACCGACCCGACGGGTGCGGTGATCTCGTGGGCGAGCTCCGGACAGGTCGGCTTCAAGGGCTCGCGTAAGTCCACCCCCTTCGCCGCGCAGATGGCCGCCGAGGCCGCCGCGCGCCGCGCCCAGGAGCACGGGGTGCGCAAGGTGGACGTCTTCGTGAAGGGCCCCGGCTCCGGCCGTGAGACCGCGATCCGCTCGCTGCAGGCCACCGGCCTGGAGGTGGGCTCGATCCAGGACGTGACGCCGGTTCCGCACAACGGCTGCCGTCCGCCGAAGCGCCGCCGGGTCTGA
- a CDS encoding DUF1707 SHOCT-like domain-containing protein, whose amino-acid sequence MSESAPEIRASDTDRDRVAKLLQEHFAQGRLDNDEFSARLESAYKARTVGELDPLTRDLPERDLTEKRRATEGQAVREARRTESAGDERSPQTSDLLKDPALLIPWGLWAGVNTVCFSIWSILFLTGTTDGYPWFLWVLVPWGMIMLLITLALFFTKTGSDRAEDD is encoded by the coding sequence GTGTCCGAGTCAGCGCCGGAGATCAGGGCTTCCGACACCGATCGCGATCGCGTGGCCAAGCTCCTGCAGGAGCACTTCGCCCAGGGGCGGTTGGACAACGACGAGTTCAGCGCCCGGCTCGAGAGCGCCTACAAGGCGCGGACCGTCGGTGAACTCGACCCCCTCACCCGCGACCTGCCGGAGCGCGACCTCACGGAGAAGCGCCGCGCCACCGAGGGGCAGGCGGTGCGGGAGGCGCGACGCACCGAGAGTGCGGGGGACGAGCGCTCTCCGCAGACGAGCGACCTGCTGAAGGATCCGGCACTGCTGATTCCCTGGGGGCTGTGGGCCGGGGTCAACACCGTCTGCTTCTCGATCTGGTCGATCCTGTTCCTCACCGGCACCACCGACGGCTATCCGTGGTTCCTGTGGGTGCTCGTGCCGTGGGGGATGATCATGCTGCTGATCACCCTCGCGTTGTTCTTCACCAAGACGGGGTCCGACCGGGCGGAGGACGACTGA
- the rplN gene encoding 50S ribosomal protein L14 — protein MIQQESRLKVADNTGAKEILTIRVLGGSGRRYAGIGDTIVATVKDALPGAGVKKGDVVKAVIVRTSKERRRPDGSYIRFDENAAVLIKDGGDPRGTRIFGPVGRELRDKKFMRIISLAPEVL, from the coding sequence GTGATTCAGCAGGAGTCGCGACTCAAGGTCGCCGACAACACGGGGGCCAAGGAGATCTTGACCATCCGTGTCCTCGGTGGCTCGGGTCGGCGCTACGCGGGCATCGGCGACACCATCGTCGCGACGGTGAAGGACGCCCTTCCCGGCGCCGGCGTGAAGAAGGGCGATGTCGTCAAGGCCGTTATCGTGCGTACCTCCAAGGAGCGCCGCCGGCCCGACGGCTCCTACATCCGCTTCGATGAGAACGCCGCCGTCCTCATCAAGGACGGTGGGGACCCGCGAGGTACTCGCATCTTCGGCCCGGTCGGCCGTGAGCTGCGGGACAAGAAGTTCATGCGCATCATTTCGCTGGCGCCGGAGGTGCTCTAG
- the infA gene encoding translation initiation factor IF-1, with translation MAKKDGAIEIEGSVIESLPNAMFRVELDNGHKVLAHISGKMRMHYIRILPDDRVVVELSPYDLTRGRIVYRYK, from the coding sequence ATGGCTAAGAAAGACGGCGCCATCGAGATCGAGGGCTCCGTTATCGAGTCCCTGCCCAACGCTATGTTCCGAGTGGAGCTCGACAACGGGCACAAGGTGCTTGCCCACATCAGCGGCAAGATGCGGATGCACTACATCCGTATCCTCCCCGACGACCGCGTCGTTGTGGAGCTGAGCCCGTACGACCTCACGCGCGGGCGCATCGTTTACCGCTACAAGTAG
- the rpsQ gene encoding 30S ribosomal protein S17, producing MSENSEKVSATGSERNYRKVREGYVVSDKMQKTVVVEVEDRVSHALYGKIIRRTTKYKAHDEASSCGIGDRVRLMETRPLSATKRWRVVEILEKAK from the coding sequence ATGAGCGAGAACTCCGAGAAGGTGAGCGCGACGGGCTCCGAGCGCAACTACCGCAAGGTGCGCGAGGGCTACGTCGTCAGCGACAAGATGCAGAAGACCGTGGTCGTCGAGGTCGAGGACCGGGTCAGCCACGCGCTGTACGGCAAGATCATCCGCCGCACCACCAAGTACAAGGCCCACGACGAGGCGAGCTCCTGCGGCATCGGTGACCGGGTCCGCTTGATGGAGACCCGCCCGCTGTCCGCGACCAAGCGCTGGCGCGTCGTGGAGATCCTGGAGAAGGCCAAGTAA
- the map gene encoding type I methionyl aminopeptidase, protein MFRKAEPAIQLKSAGEITKMRAAGQVVSRTLDLLRSSVEPGMTTLDLDAIAERSIRDSGAVPSFKGYHGFPGSICASVNEEVVHGIPRDTKVLEAGDIISIDCGAILDGWHGDSAITVAVGEISAADQRMLEVCEESMWQGIAQLRPGKRLGDIGHAVDSYIQSQGGYGNVQEYGGHGIGTEMHMEPHVLNHGRPGKGMRLAEGMCLAIEPMTNRGTRHVVQLEDGWTVVTRDGERSAHFEHSVAITADGPLVLTAREENRAKMAEMGFVDPGF, encoded by the coding sequence ATGTTCCGCAAAGCAGAACCCGCGATCCAGCTCAAGAGCGCGGGTGAGATCACGAAGATGCGGGCGGCGGGCCAGGTCGTGTCCCGCACGCTCGACCTGCTGCGCTCCTCCGTCGAACCCGGCATGACCACGCTGGACCTCGACGCGATCGCGGAGCGCAGCATCCGCGACTCCGGGGCGGTGCCCTCCTTCAAGGGCTACCACGGCTTTCCGGGGTCGATCTGCGCCTCGGTGAACGAGGAGGTCGTGCACGGCATCCCGCGCGACACCAAGGTGCTGGAGGCCGGGGACATCATCTCCATCGACTGCGGTGCCATCCTCGACGGGTGGCACGGCGACTCCGCGATCACGGTCGCGGTGGGGGAGATCAGTGCGGCCGACCAGCGGATGCTGGAGGTCTGCGAGGAGTCCATGTGGCAGGGCATCGCCCAGCTGCGTCCCGGCAAGCGGCTCGGTGACATCGGACACGCCGTCGACTCCTACATCCAGTCCCAGGGCGGGTACGGCAACGTGCAGGAGTACGGCGGGCACGGCATCGGGACCGAGATGCACATGGAACCGCACGTGCTGAACCACGGGCGGCCGGGCAAGGGCATGCGGCTGGCCGAGGGCATGTGCCTGGCCATCGAGCCGATGACCAACCGGGGCACCCGGCACGTCGTGCAGCTGGAGGACGGCTGGACCGTCGTCACCCGCGACGGCGAGCGCTCGGCCCACTTCGAGCACTCGGTCGCGATCACCGCCGATGGCCCCCTTGTCCTCACCGCTCGCGAGGAGAACCGGGCGAAGATGGCCGAAATGGGCTTTGTGGACCCAGGCTTCTGA
- the rpmD gene encoding 50S ribosomal protein L30 → MAKLKITQVRSKIGGKQKQRDSLRSLGLGRIGKSVIREDRPEVRGQINVVAHLISVEEVSE, encoded by the coding sequence ATGGCGAAGTTGAAGATCACGCAGGTCCGCTCGAAGATCGGCGGCAAGCAGAAGCAGCGCGACAGCCTGCGCTCGCTCGGTCTGGGCCGGATCGGCAAGTCCGTTATCCGTGAGGACCGTCCCGAGGTTCGCGGGCAGATCAACGTCGTTGCGCACCTCATCTCTGTCGAGGAGGTCAGCGAATGA
- the secY gene encoding preprotein translocase subunit SecY, with protein MLGAFVRAFRTPDLRNKLLFTLFILTIFRLGSVIPAPGINSAAIRDQLEAVQQTDAAGVYALINLFSGGALLQLAVFALGIMPYITASIIINLLTVVIPRLEALKKEGQAGQTKITQYTRYLTLALAILQSTSIIAMARTGQLFQQQIPVSSYMPNQDLLTLVTIVFVMTAGTGIIMWFGELITERGVGNGMSLLIFTQVIATFPSAIMTIFQEQEAWIFALIVIAGIVLIAGVVFIEQAQRRIPVQYAKRMVGRRMYGGSSTYIPLKVNQAGIIPVIFASSLLYLPQLAIGLMGQESDNVVVRFLSEYFVSGSHPVYMATFFVLIVGFAFFYVAITFNPTEVADNMKKYGGFIPGIRPGRPTAEYLDYVLTRLTTPGSLYLGLIALLPMIAMGASGATQNFPFGGTSILIMVGVGLDTVKQIESHLQQRNYEGFLR; from the coding sequence GTGCTAGGTGCGTTCGTCCGTGCGTTCCGCACGCCTGACCTGCGTAACAAGCTGCTGTTCACACTGTTCATCCTGACCATCTTCCGCCTTGGATCGGTGATCCCGGCTCCGGGCATCAACTCGGCGGCGATCAGAGACCAGCTCGAGGCCGTCCAGCAGACGGACGCCGCTGGCGTGTACGCGCTGATCAACCTGTTCAGCGGTGGCGCGTTGCTGCAGCTGGCGGTGTTCGCGCTGGGCATCATGCCCTATATCACCGCGAGCATCATCATCAACCTGCTCACGGTGGTCATTCCACGGCTGGAGGCGCTGAAGAAGGAGGGCCAGGCCGGGCAGACCAAGATCACGCAGTACACGCGGTATCTGACGCTGGCTCTGGCGATCCTGCAGTCCACCAGCATCATCGCGATGGCGCGTACCGGGCAGCTCTTCCAGCAGCAGATCCCGGTGAGCTCCTACATGCCCAACCAGGACCTGCTCACCCTGGTCACCATCGTCTTCGTGATGACCGCCGGAACCGGCATCATCATGTGGTTCGGTGAGCTGATCACCGAGCGCGGTGTCGGCAACGGCATGTCGCTGCTGATCTTCACCCAGGTCATCGCGACCTTCCCCTCCGCCATCATGACGATCTTCCAGGAGCAGGAGGCCTGGATCTTCGCGCTGATCGTCATCGCCGGCATCGTGCTGATCGCGGGCGTGGTCTTCATCGAGCAGGCCCAGCGCCGCATCCCGGTGCAGTACGCCAAGCGGATGGTCGGGCGCCGGATGTACGGCGGCAGCTCCACCTACATCCCGCTGAAGGTGAACCAGGCCGGCATCATCCCGGTCATCTTCGCCTCCTCGCTGCTGTACCTGCCCCAGCTGGCCATCGGCCTGATGGGTCAGGAGTCGGACAACGTCGTTGTGAGGTTCCTCTCCGAGTACTTCGTCAGCGGCAGCCATCCGGTCTACATGGCCACATTCTTCGTACTGATCGTTGGCTTCGCCTTCTTCTACGTGGCCATTACCTTCAACCCCACTGAAGTGGCCGACAACATGAAGAAGTACGGTGGGTTCATCCCGGGTATCCGTCCGGGGCGTCCGACCGCGGAGTACCTCGACTACGTACTCACGCGGCTCACGACGCCCGGGTCGCTGTACCTCGGGCTGATCGCTCTGCTGCCGATGATCGCGATGGGTGCCTCCGGTGCCACACAGAACTTCCCCTTCGGCGGTACGAGCATCCTGATCATGGTCGGTGTCGGGCTGGACACGGTGAAACAGATCGAGAGTCACCTCCAGCAGAGGAACTACGAAGGTTTTCTGCGATAG
- the rpsM gene encoding 30S ribosomal protein S13, whose protein sequence is MARVAGVDIPRDKRVEVALTYVFGVGRTRSIETLKNTGVDPNTRVHQLTEDQLVKIRDYIDANYKVEGDLRREVQADIRRKMEIACYQGIRHRRGLPVHGQRTQTNARTRKGKKKTVAGKKKAGKK, encoded by the coding sequence ATGGCACGCGTTGCCGGCGTTGACATCCCCCGCGACAAGCGGGTGGAGGTCGCTCTCACTTATGTTTTCGGGGTCGGGCGCACCCGCTCTATCGAGACTCTGAAGAACACGGGCGTCGACCCGAACACCCGCGTCCACCAGCTCACCGAAGACCAGCTGGTGAAGATTCGCGACTACATCGACGCCAACTACAAGGTCGAAGGTGACCTCCGCCGTGAGGTCCAGGCCGACATTCGGCGCAAGATGGAGATCGCCTGCTACCAGGGCATCCGGCACCGTCGCGGCCTGCCGGTCCACGGCCAGCGGACGCAGACCAACGCGCGTACCCGCAAGGGCAAGAAGAAGACCGTGGCCGGCAAGAAGAAGGCCGGTAAGAAGTAG
- a CDS encoding adenylate kinase, with translation MRAVLVGPPGAGKGTQAQILASELSIPKVSTGDIFRANVSGGTELGKQAKAYMDRGDLVPDEVTNAMVRDRLGQEDAQGGFLLDGFPRNVAQAETLNKILDDMDERLDAVLELKVDEEEVVKRLSGRRSCRNCGHVQHVLYDPPKQEGVCDLCGGELFQRDDDQEETIRHRLEVYREQTAPLVSFYEGGGLLVSIQATGAVEDVTARAKEALRAKG, from the coding sequence GTGCGTGCCGTATTGGTGGGACCGCCGGGTGCCGGTAAGGGCACCCAGGCCCAGATCCTGGCGTCAGAATTGTCGATTCCGAAGGTGTCCACCGGCGACATCTTCCGTGCCAACGTGAGCGGCGGCACCGAGCTTGGTAAGCAGGCCAAGGCCTACATGGACCGGGGCGACCTGGTTCCCGACGAGGTCACCAACGCGATGGTCCGCGACCGTCTCGGCCAGGAGGACGCCCAGGGCGGCTTTCTGCTGGACGGGTTCCCGCGCAATGTCGCCCAGGCGGAGACCCTGAACAAGATCCTCGACGACATGGACGAGCGCCTCGACGCGGTGCTCGAGCTCAAGGTCGACGAGGAAGAGGTCGTCAAGCGGCTGTCGGGCCGCCGTTCCTGCCGCAACTGCGGGCACGTGCAGCACGTGCTGTACGACCCGCCGAAGCAGGAGGGCGTGTGCGACCTCTGCGGCGGTGAGCTGTTCCAGCGCGACGACGACCAGGAGGAGACCATCCGGCACCGCCTGGAGGTCTACCGGGAGCAGACCGCGCCGCTGGTCTCGTTCTACGAGGGCGGTGGCCTCCTGGTGTCGATCCAGGCGACCGGCGCGGTCGAGGACGTCACCGCCCGGGCCAAGGAAGCGCTGAGGGCCAAGGGCTGA
- the rpsE gene encoding 30S ribosomal protein S5, with translation MAAAPRRGAGGERRDRRDDRRGGAADKGVSYIEKVVTINRVAKVVKGGRRFSFTALVVVGDGNGMVGVGYGKAKEVPAAIAKGVEEAKKNFFRVPRIAGTITHRVQGEDAAGVVLLRPAAPGTGVIAGGPVRAVLECAGIHDVLSKSLGSSNPLNIVHATVAALKDLSRPEEIAARRGLPIEDVAPAAMLRARAEAKAGA, from the coding sequence ATGGCTGCAGCTCCGCGGCGCGGCGCCGGTGGCGAGCGGCGTGACCGCCGTGACGATCGCCGCGGCGGCGCCGCAGACAAGGGTGTCTCCTACATCGAAAAAGTTGTGACCATCAACCGGGTCGCCAAGGTCGTCAAGGGTGGTCGGCGCTTCAGCTTCACCGCCCTGGTGGTCGTCGGCGACGGCAACGGCATGGTCGGTGTGGGTTACGGCAAGGCGAAGGAAGTTCCGGCTGCCATCGCCAAGGGTGTCGAGGAGGCGAAGAAGAACTTCTTCCGCGTCCCGCGCATCGCCGGCACGATCACGCACCGGGTCCAGGGCGAGGACGCCGCCGGCGTCGTCCTCCTGCGTCCGGCGGCCCCCGGTACCGGTGTTATCGCCGGTGGCCCGGTCCGCGCGGTGCTGGAGTGCGCCGGCATCCACGACGTCCTGAGCAAGTCGCTCGGCTCGTCGAACCCGCTGAACATCGTCCACGCCACGGTCGCGGCTCTGAAGGACCTGAGCCGTCCCGAGGAGATCGCGGCCCGCCGCGGTCTGCCCATCGAGGACGTCGCTCCGGCCGCCATGCTGCGCGCCCGTGCGGAAGCGAAGGCGGGGGCCTAG
- a CDS encoding DNA-directed RNA polymerase subunit alpha produces the protein MLIAQRPTLSEESLAEYRSKFVIEPLEPGFGYTIGNSIRRTLLSSIPGAAVTSIRIEGVEHEFTTVPGVKEDVTELILNLKGLVVSSEHDEPVLMYLRKQGPGVVTAADIAPPAGVEVHNPDLHIATLNSKGKLEMELTVERGRGYVSAAQNKQPGQEIGRIPIDSIYSPVLRVTYKVEATRVEQRTDFDRLIVDIETKPAIRPRDAVASAGKTLVELFGLARELNVDAEGIDMGPSPTDAALAADLALPIEDLNLTVRSYNCLKREGIHSVGELVARSEQDLLDIRNFGAKSIEEVKQKLIDMGLSLKDSPPGFDPSSAADSYGSDDDDQSFVETEQY, from the coding sequence ATGTTGATCGCTCAGCGTCCGACGCTCTCCGAGGAGTCGCTCGCGGAGTACCGCTCCAAGTTCGTCATCGAACCCCTGGAGCCGGGCTTCGGCTACACGATCGGGAACTCGATCCGGCGGACCCTGCTCTCGTCCATCCCCGGTGCCGCTGTCACCAGCATCCGCATCGAGGGCGTGGAGCACGAGTTCACCACCGTTCCCGGTGTCAAGGAAGACGTCACCGAGCTCATCCTGAACCTCAAGGGCCTCGTCGTGAGCTCCGAGCACGACGAGCCGGTGCTGATGTACCTGCGCAAGCAGGGCCCGGGTGTCGTCACCGCCGCGGACATCGCCCCGCCGGCGGGTGTCGAGGTGCACAACCCCGACCTGCACATCGCGACGCTCAACAGCAAGGGCAAGCTGGAGATGGAGCTGACGGTCGAGCGCGGCCGCGGCTACGTCTCCGCCGCGCAGAACAAGCAGCCGGGCCAGGAGATCGGGCGCATCCCGATCGACTCGATCTACTCGCCGGTCCTGCGGGTCACCTACAAGGTCGAGGCCACCCGTGTCGAGCAGCGCACCGACTTCGACCGGCTGATCGTCGACATCGAGACCAAGCCGGCCATCCGGCCGCGCGACGCCGTCGCGAGCGCCGGCAAGACCCTGGTCGAGCTGTTCGGTCTGGCCCGTGAGCTCAACGTCGACGCCGAAGGCATCGACATGGGCCCGTCGCCGACGGACGCCGCCCTGGCGGCCGACCTGGCGCTGCCGATCGAGGACCTCAACCTCACGGTCCGTTCCTACAACTGCCTCAAGCGCGAGGGCATCCACAGCGTCGGCGAGCTCGTCGCACGCTCCGAGCAGGACCTTCTCGATATAAGGAACTTCGGCGCGAAGTCCATCGAAGAGGTCAAGCAGAAGCTCATCGACATGGGCCTCTCGCTCAAGGACTCCCCGCCCGGATTCGACCCCAGCAGCGCGGCCGACTCCTACGGTTCCGACGACGATGACCAGTCCTTCGTCGAGACCGAGCAGTACTAG
- the rpsH gene encoding 30S ribosomal protein S8, which produces MTMTDPIADMLTRLRNANSAYHESVSMPYSKIKAHIAEILQQEGYVQGWRTEEAPVGQNLVVDLKYGPTRERSIAGVRRVSKPGLRVYAKKENLPRVLGGLGVAIISTSGGLMTDKQAKKRGVGGEVLAYVW; this is translated from the coding sequence ATGACGATGACCGACCCGATCGCAGACATGCTTACGCGTCTGCGTAACGCGAATTCGGCGTACCACGAGAGTGTGTCAATGCCGTATTCCAAGATCAAGGCGCACATCGCCGAGATCCTCCAGCAGGAGGGGTACGTCCAGGGCTGGCGTACCGAGGAAGCCCCCGTTGGCCAGAACCTCGTGGTGGACCTGAAGTACGGGCCCACCCGTGAGCGTTCGATCGCCGGCGTGCGCCGGGTTTCCAAGCCGGGCCTGCGGGTCTACGCGAAGAAGGAGAACCTTCCGCGTGTCCTGGGTGGCCTCGGCGTTGCCATCATTTCGACGTCCGGTGGCCTGATGACGGACAAGCAGGCCAAGAAGCGTGGCGTGGGCGGCGAAGTCCTCGCCTACGTCTGGTAA
- a CDS encoding type Z 30S ribosomal protein S14 yields the protein MAKKALIAKANRKQKFAVRAYTRCSRCGRPRAVFRKFGLCRICFREMAHRGELPGISKSSW from the coding sequence ATGGCTAAGAAGGCGTTGATCGCCAAGGCGAACCGGAAGCAGAAGTTCGCTGTCCGCGCGTATACTCGTTGCTCGCGGTGCGGCCGCCCGCGTGCCGTCTTCCGGAAGTTCGGCCTGTGCCGTATCTGCTTCCGCGAGATGGCGCACCGGGGCGAGCTCCCGGGCATCAGCAAGTCGAGCTGGTAG
- the rplX gene encoding 50S ribosomal protein L24, producing MKIKSGDEVIVIAGKDKGATGKVVKALPKEQRVVVEGVNLIKKHKKANPAAGQQGEVVTKEAPIHVSNVALAEDGKATRVGYRFEDDGTKVRISRRTGKDI from the coding sequence ATGAAGATCAAATCTGGCGACGAGGTCATCGTCATCGCCGGCAAGGACAAGGGTGCCACCGGGAAGGTCGTCAAGGCTCTTCCCAAGGAGCAGCGTGTCGTCGTCGAGGGCGTGAACCTCATTAAGAAGCACAAGAAGGCGAACCCGGCGGCCGGCCAGCAGGGCGAGGTCGTGACGAAGGAGGCGCCGATCCACGTGAGCAACGTTGCGCTCGCGGAGGACGGCAAGGCCACCCGCGTCGGGTACCGCTTCGAGGACGACGGCACGAAGGTTCGGATCTCCCGCCGTACCGGTAAGGACATCTGA